In Pseudomonas sp. p1(2021b), the genomic window CGTCTGCTCGGCATCGAGGCGGACACCGACATCGACCAGGTGAAGCAAGCGTATCGGCGTTTGGTCAGCAAGCACCACCCGGACAAGTTGGCCGGCAGCGGTGCCAGCGAGGCGCGGGTGCGTGAAGCGACCGAGCGCACGCGCGAGCTGCACCAGGCGTACGCCATGGTTCGCAAACGGCAGGGGCTCTAGGCGTACTTTATTCCTGCGGCATCAACCACCCGCGTACCCTTCGGAACAGCTGCTCCTGTGTGGCCGCTGCATTGCCCGGCGTGGCGATCAGCGACAACTGCCGGTAGGGGGCGTCCTTCTGCCGCTTGCTCGCTTGCAGACGCAGCTCGGCAGCGCGTCGGTCGCGCGGCAGGGTGCTGTAGTAGATGTCGGCAGTGGGCATCTTGAGCGTCGGCGTCAGGCTTTCGAGGTCGTGCTCGACCCTTGCCGGCGTCTGCGCCGCGACCATCACCAGTTTCTGCACCTGCGGCGGTTGCTGCTCGCTCAGGTAGCGTGCCGCCCAATAGGCGCCGCTGCCATGGCCGATCAGCACGATGCTGCGCGCCTCATGCTGCTGGGCATAGGCCACGGCGGCATCGAGGCGGGCGAAGATGCGTTCGGCATCGGCCTGGTCGTTTTGTTCGCTGGCGTCCTTGGCGTCGGTACTTTCGGCCGTGTCGGCATCGGGCGCGGTGGCCTGGGCGACGTTGGCGTTGGCATCTTCCGGGGTGTCCTTGGCCGGAGCCGCCTCGCCTTTGTCTTTGTCAGGCTGGGCCTGTGGCGTATTGTCGAGCCGTGGCTGCGGGCTGTCGGAGACCAGGTCCGGAAGACTCACGCTCAGGCTGTGCCAGCCGACATCGGGAAACTTGCGGCGCAGCGGGCCGACCGCATTGGGCCAGTCGGCATTCTCGCCGGCCCCCGGAACGATGATCACGGCGCCCTTGGGGTCGCTGTCGTTGGCCGGTTTCCACAGGGCCAGGAAGCTGTCGGCGCCGGCCTGCAAGTTTTGCTGTTCAGCCTTGGGCACCGTGCGTTCGAGCGCCTGGGCGTCTTCCTGGCTGCGTTCTGCCAGGGGCGGGCGGGGTGCAGGGGTGGTGGCCGATTCCTCGGCAGGTTGGGTTGCTGGCGCGTCGGCGGCCTGTGTGCCGAGCGGCAAGAGCGAAGCCAGGCAGAACACTGCCAGCGTCGTGCGATAAAGTGTGAACATGGATCTACCCAAGGCCAGAGTGATACCGGCAGCCTAATAGTATTTGTCCGTGACGGCCATGCATGATGGCCGCCCTTGCCAAGACGAGCGTATA contains:
- a CDS encoding alpha/beta hydrolase family protein gives rise to the protein MFTLYRTTLAVFCLASLLPLGTQAADAPATQPAEESATTPAPRPPLAERSQEDAQALERTVPKAEQQNLQAGADSFLALWKPANDSDPKGAVIIVPGAGENADWPNAVGPLRRKFPDVGWHSLSVSLPDLVSDSPQPRLDNTPQAQPDKDKGEAAPAKDTPEDANANVAQATAPDADTAESTDAKDASEQNDQADAERIFARLDAAVAYAQQHEARSIVLIGHGSGAYWAARYLSEQQPPQVQKLVMVAAQTPARVEHDLESLTPTLKMPTADIYYSTLPRDRRAAELRLQASKRQKDAPYRQLSLIATPGNAAATQEQLFRRVRGWLMPQE